One genomic region from Bactrocera tryoni isolate S06 chromosome 3, CSIRO_BtryS06_freeze2, whole genome shotgun sequence encodes:
- the LOC120770758 gene encoding low-density lipoprotein receptor-related protein 6, which translates to MLQQCGNSMSTITIYSSGSKCVPHTNSWHIVRRMNNIMRSKALQHTHTYMPFNKGGWLSAGHISPALSTASSTAISSFSSSSALPNGASASSFMPSTLLFTTYHDIQVANITRPTGSPQIEVIVKDLTETMAIDFYYARNLICWADCGREVIECINVNTSVPLVKAPKQTVISAGLDKPEGLAIDWYTDKLYWTDGERNRIEVATLDGKYQKVLFWTDLDQPRAITVVPSKRLLIWTDWGEYPRIERASMDGDPLTRMTIVKDNIFWPNGLAVDLKNDVVYWADGHLKFIDVMKFDGSNRRTVVGNLDYPYSVTYFNNRLFWTDWSKGGSLNTFDIKTRELRELIDTPEAPITLRTWDPSLQPFEDNPCVHNNGNCSHICLLSTNAKGYSCACPTGVQLETETTCANGSREMLFIVQRGLLSKISLDMPDFTVFPLPLGKVRYAIAIDYDPVEEYIYWSDVEAYAIRRAHPDGTGIQDFVTSEVRHPDGLAVDWLARNLYWTDTVTDRVEVCRLDGTARKVLIYEDLEEPRAIALAPSLGWMFWSDWNEKKPKVERASLDGSERVVLVSEDLGWPNGIALDIEAKTIYWCDGKTDKIEVANMDGSDRRVVISDNLKHLFGLSLLDDYLYWTDWQRRAIDRAHKITGNNRIVVVDQYPDLMGLKVSRLRDVKGSNACAVRNGGCSQLCLNRPSDYVCRCSIEYELANDKKTCVIPEAFLLFSRQEHIGRISIDNNEGNHNDEKIPFKDVRDTYALDVDVADRRIYWTDQKSKCIFRAFLNGSFVQRIIDTGLICPEGIAVDWLAHNIYWTDSEARRIEVARLDGTSRRVLLWKGVEEPRSLVLEPKRGYMYWIESPSDSIRRAGMDGSELQTIISGANHATVLTLDPETRRLYWATQSGPTKIESADWDGKKRQVLINTDVDEPCAMSLYQDYVYWSDWNTGDIERVHKITGQNRSLVHSGMTYIRSLLIFYQNRQVGTNPCTINNGGCSHLCLAQPTRRGMVCACPTHYTLAKDNVSCLPPRNYIVYSQRNSFGRLLPNTSDCPNVPLPVVGKNIRAVEYDPISHNIFWVEGRSHSIKRSLANSSYIKILVGSGAQPFDIAIDVIGRLLFWSCSYANTINVTRFDGDSIGVIDTGDSEKPRNIAVHAMRRLLFWTDVGSQQAIIRSRIDGAERVVLAFKLEGVTALAVDQQSDMVYYAHGKRIDSMDINGKNKKILVSTQISQVISLAALQGFVYWLDDKTGVERITVNGDGRRPEIQRLPQITDIVAVWTPESKLFRNHTCLHSRTKCSHICIASSEGRARDICSCPKSLMLLEDRQNCGALPACGPDHFTCAAPVKGDGSSSDTNKDCIPASWRCDGQSDCPDKSDEVGCPTCRPDLFSCQSGECIDKDLVCDGTTNCANGHDEADCCKRPGEFQCPSNKVCISATLVCDGWENCADGADESAEMCLQPNTRAMAPASDKKAFMILIFATIVIIFSIVYLLQVCRTRIGKSRNEPKDDQASDPLSPSTLSKSQRVSKIASVADAMRMSTLNSRNSINSYDRNHITGASSSTTNGSSMGAYPINPPPSPATRSRRPYRHYRIINQPPPPTPCSTDICDESDSNYTSKSNSNNSNGATKISSSSAVICMQYQYDSEPYPPPPTPRSHYHSDVRIVPESSCPPSPSSRSSTYFSPLPPPPSPVQSPSRGFT; encoded by the exons ATGTTGCAGCAATGTGGCAACAGCATGAGCACCATCACCATCTACAGCAGCGGCAGCAAATGTGTGCCACATACCAACAGTTGGCATATTGTTAGACGCATGAACAATATAATGCGCAGCAAGGCGCTgcagcatacacatacatatatgccatttAATAAGGGTGGATGGCTGTCTGCCG GTCACATTTCACCCGCTTTATCCACAGCGTCTTCAACCGCTATTTCTTCCTTCTCATCGTCTTCCGCATTGCCCAACGGGGCAAGCGCTTCATCGTTTATGCCTTCAACACTGCTATTCACCACATATCATGACATACAAGTCGCGAACATTACACGGCCGACTGGTAGTCCACAAATCGAAGTCATCGTCAAAGATCTCACCGAAACGATGGCCATCGATTTCTATTATGCGCGCAATCTAATTTGTTGGGCTGATTGTGGACGCGAGGTTATCGAATGCATAAATGTGAATACTTCGGTGCCGTTGGTAAAGGCACCCAAACAAACTGTGATATCTGCGGGTCTCGATAAACCCGAAGGACTCGCCATCGATTGGTATACGGATAAGTTGTATTGGACGGATGGCGAAAGAAATCGCATCGAAGTAGCCACGTTGGATGGTAAATATCAGAAGGTGCTCTTTTGGACGGATTTGGATCAGCCGCGCGCTATTACGGTGGTACCTTCAAAGCGCCTACTCATTTGGACCGATTGGGGTGAGTATCCGAGAATAGAACGCGCCAGCATGGATGGTGATCCATTGACACGCATGACAATTGTGAAGGATAATATCTTTTGGCCCAACGGTTTGGCCGTCGATCTGAAAAATGATGTCGTTTACTGGGCGGATGGtcatttaaaatttatcgaTGTCATGAAATTTGATGGCAGCAATCGTCGTACAGTTGTTGGTAACTTGGATTATCCTTATAGCGTAACGTACTTCAACAATCGTCTGTTTTGGACCGATTGGTCTAAGGGCGGCTCACTAAATACTTTCGATATAAAAACACGCGAGTTGCGCGAGCTCATCGATACACCAGAAGCACCGATTACTTTGCGCACTTGGGATCCTTCACTGCAACCGTTCGAAGATAACCCCTGCGTGCATAACAACGGCAATTGCTCACACATTTGTCTGCTTTCAACAAATGCAAAGGGTTATAGTTGCGCTTGTCCGACGGGTGTGCAATTGGAAACAGAAACAACTTGCGCAAATGGCTCACGTGAAATGCTATTCATCGTGCAACGCGGTCTGCTTAGCAAAATTTCTTTGGATATGCCGGACTTTACAGTGTTCCCATTGCCATTGGGGAAAGTGCGTTATGCAATTGCAATCGACTATGATCCGGTGGAAGAGTACATTTATTGGTCCGATGTAGAGGCATATGCGATACGTCGCGCACATCCAGACGGCACAGGCATACAAGATTTTGTGACGTCCGAAGTGCGCCATCCCGACGGTTTGGCCGTGGATTGGCTCGCACGCAATCTGTATTGGACCGACACAGTAACCGATCGTGTAGAGGTATGTCGTTTGGATGGTACGGCGCGTAAAGTACTAATCTATGAAGATCTAGAAGAACCGCGTGCCATTGCGCTTGCACCGTCGCTTGGTTGGATGTTCTGGAGTGATTGGAACGAAAAGAAACCAAAGGTTGAGCGTGCATCACTGGATGGTTCCGAACGTGTGGTGCTTGTATCCGAAGACCTTGGTTGGCCGAACGGTATAGCTTTGGATATTGAAGCGAAAACCATTTACTGGTGTGAtggcaaaaccgataaaatcgAAGTCGCCAATATGGATGGCTCTGATCGGCGTGTCGTCATAAGTGACAATCTGAAGCATTTGTTTGGCTTGAGTTTACTGGATGACTATCTTTACTGGACCGATTGGCAACGGCGCGCCATCGATCGCGCACATAAAATTACCGGCAACAATCGTATAGTCGTCGTTGATCAATACCCAGACCTCATGGGACTGAAAGTATCACGTTTGCGTGACGTCAAGGGCTCGAACGCATGTGCGGTACGCAATGGCGGCTGCTCACAACTTTGCCTTAACCGTCCCAGTGACTACGTCTGCCGTTGTTCGATCGAATATGAGTTGGCGAACGATAAGAAGACATGCGTCATACCCGAAGCATTTCTGCTATTCTCGCGGCAAGAGCACATTGGACGTATTTCCATTGACAACAATGAAGGTAATCACAATGATGAAAAAATACCGTTTAAGGATGTGCGCGATACGTACGCTTTGGACGTGGATGTGGCCGACCGACGCATCTATTGGACGGATCAGAaatcaaaatgtatttttcgcGCATTTCTGAATGGTTCTTTCGTACAACGTATTATTGATACTGGTCTTATATGTCCCGAGGGCATTGCGGTAGACTGGCTAGCGCATAATATTTACTGGACCGACTCGGAAGCGCGGCGCATTGAAGTTGCACGTTTAGACGGCACTAGTCGTCGCGTGCTGCTGTGGAAGGGCGTAGAAGAACCACGTTCGTTGGTATTGGAACCCAAACGCGGTTATATGTATTGGATCGAATCACCATCGGATTCGATTAGACGTGCCGGCATGGATGGCTCTGAACTACAAACCATTATATCGGGTGCGAATCATGCCACCGTACTCACATTGGATCCGGAAACACGACGTCTCTACTGGGCGACACAGTCGGGTCCGACAAAAATCGAATCTGCTGACTGGGATGGCAAAAAGCGTCAGGTACTGATCAACACCGATGTCGACGAACCCTGTGCGATGTCGCTATATCAAGACTATGTCTATTGGAGTGATTGGAATACGGGCGATATTGAACGTGTGCACAAAATAACTGGACAAAATCGTAGTCTCGTGCACAGCGGCATGACGTATATACGTTCGCTGTTAATATTCTATCAAAATCGTCAGGTGGGCACCAATCCATGCACGATCAACAATGGCGGCTGCTCGCATTTGTGTCTGGCGCAACCGACGCGTCGTGGCATGGTGTGCGCTTGCCCAACACACTACACTTTGGCTAAGGATAATGTGTCCTGTCTGCCACCCAGAAACTACATCGTCTATAGTCAGCGTAATAGCTTCGGTCGGCTGTTGCCCAACACCAGCGATTGTCCGAATGTGCCGCTGCCCGTGGTGGGAAAGAATATACGCGCGGTGGAATATGATCCAATTTCACATAACATTTTTTGG GTTGAAGGTCGCAGCCATAGCATTAAACGCTCGCTCGCCAACAGCAGCTACATTAAGATCTTAGTAGGTTCGGGTGCGCAGCCTTTCGATATTGCAATTGATGTGATTGGTCGTCTGCTCTTCTGGTCCTGCTCGTACGCAAACACCATTAATGTAACGAG ATTCGACGGCGACTCAATAGGCGTCATCGATACTGGCGACTCAGAGAAGCCGCGCAATATTGCCGTACACGCCATGCGACGTCTACTCTTTTGGACCGATGTGGGCAGTCAACAGGCCATCATACGTTCGCGTATTGATGGCGCTGAACGTGTAGTGCTCGCCTTTAAGTTGGAAGGCGTCACAGCTCTGGCGGTGGATCAACAAAGCGATATGGTCTACTATGCGCATGGCAAGCGCATCGACTCCATGGACATAAATGGCAAAAATAA AAAAATACTAGTTTCCACGCAAATCTCGCAAGTCATCTCGCTAGCTGCGCTGCAGGGTTTCGTCTATTGGTTGGATGATAAAACCGGCGTGGAGCgtataaccgtcaatggtgatgGTCGTCGGCCGGAAATACAACGCCTACCACAAATTACCGATATTGTCGCCGTTTGGACGCCAGAGTCCAAACTGTTTCGCAATCACACCTGTCTACACAGTCGCACCAAATGCTCACACATATGTATCGCCTCATCAGAGGGACGCGCGCGTGATATTTGCTCTTGTCCGAAAAGTCTCATGTTGCTTGAGGATCGCCAGAACTGTGGCGCTTTGCCCGCCTGTGGCCCAGATCATTTTACCTGTGCGGCGCCTGTCAAGGGTGATGGCTCCAGCAGTGATACAAATAAAGATTGCATACCAGCCTCGTGGCGCTGCGATGGCCAAAGCGATTGTCCCGATAAATCCGATGAAGTTGGCTGTCCCACATGTCGACCGGATTTATTCAGTTGCCAGTCCGGCGAATGTATCGATAAAGATCTAGTTTGCGATGGCACCACCAATTGTGCGAATGGACATGATGAGGCGGACTGCTGTAAGCGGCCGGGCGAGTTTCAGTGCCCCAGCAATAAG GTCTGCATTTCGGCCACACTAGTTTGTGATGGTTGGGAAAACTGTGCCGATGGCGCTGATGAATCTGCTGAGATGTGCTTGCAACCGAATACACGCGCCATGGCGCCTGCATCGGATAAGAAAGCCTTTATGATACTAATCTTCGCCACCATCGTCATCATTTTTTCCATCGTTTATCTGCTACAGGTTTGCCGCACTCGCATCGGCAAAAGTCGCAACGAACCCAAAGATGACCAGGCCTCTGATCCACTCTCACCCTCAACACTCTCGAAATCACAGCGTGTGTCGAAAATCGCCTCCGTGGCCGACGCAATGCGCATGTCCACACTGAATTCACGCAACAGCATCAACTCGTATGATCGCAATCACATTACCGGCGCCTCGAGTTCAACCACCAATGGCAGCAGCATGGGCGCTTATCCCATTAATCCGCCACCCTCGCCAGCGACACGCTCACGTCGTCCTTATCGTCATTATCGCATCATTAATCAACCGCCACCGCCAACACCCTGCTCCACGGACATTTGCGACGAGTCCGATTCGAATTACACCAGCAAATCGAATAGCAACAATAGCAACGGTGCCACGAAAATTTCCTCATCATCGGCGGTCATATGCATGCAATATCAGTATGATAGTGAGCCATATCCGCCGCCGCCGACGCCACGCTCCCACTATCACAGCGATGTGCGAATAGTGCCGGAGTCGTCGTGTCCGCCGTCACCGTCGTCGCGTTCGTCAACATATTTCTCACCGTTGCCGCCGCCACCATCGCCAGTGCAATCGCCCAGCCGTGGTTTCACGTAA